The following are from one region of the Vitis riparia cultivar Riparia Gloire de Montpellier isolate 1030 chromosome 9, EGFV_Vit.rip_1.0, whole genome shotgun sequence genome:
- the LOC117922165 gene encoding pleiotropic drug resistance protein 1-like, with protein MATAEIYRASGSLRKDSSSIWRNSGAEVFSRTSGDEDDEEALKWAALEKLPTYNRLRKGLLMGSEGEANEVDIHNLGLQERKNLVERLVKIADEDNEKFLLKLKNRIDRVGIDLPEIEVRFEHLTIDAEAYVGSRALPSFINSAFNQIEDILNTLRILPSRKKKFTILHDVSGIIKPRRMTLLLGPPSSGKTTLLLALSGKLDSSLKVMGSVTYNGHGMNEFVPQRTAAYISQLDTHIGEMTVRETLAFSARCQGVGDRYDMLAELSRREKAANIKPDPDIDVFMKAVVAEGQKENVITDYTLKILGLEVCADTMVGDEMVRGISGGQRKRVTTGEMLVGPSKALFMDEISTGLDSSTTYQIVNSLRQNIHIFKGTALISLLQPAPETYDLFDDIILLSDSQIVYQGPREDVLDFFESMGFRCPERKGVADFLQEVTSRKDQEQYWICKDEPYSFVTVKEFAEAFQSFHIGRKLGDELATPFDKTKSHPAAMKTEKYGVRKKELLDACIAREYLLMKRNSFVYIFKLTQLTIMAVIGMTIFLRTEMHKNTTEDGNIYTGALFFIVITVMFNGMSELAMTIVKLPVFYKQRGLLFYPAWAYALPSWFLKIPITFIEVGVWVFITYYVIGFDPNVGRLFRQYLLLLLLNQVASSLFRFIAAASRNMIIANTFGTFALLLLFALGGFVLSRENIKKWWIWVYWSSPLMYAQNAIVVNEFLGESWSKNASTTSTESLGVTVLKSRGFFTEAHWCWIGAGALLGFIFVFNFFYTLALTYLNPFEKPQAVITEESDNAKTGGKIELSSHRKGSVDQTASTKRGGEIGRSISSTFSYVTEEAIAEANHNKKKGMVLPFPPHSITFDDIRYSVDMPEEMKSQGVLEDKLDLLKGVSGAFRPGVLTALMGVSGAGKTTLMDVLAGRKTGGYIEGNISISGYPKKQETFARICGYCEQNDIHSPHVTIHESLLYSAWLRLSPDVDAETRMMFIEEVMELVELTPLRDALVGLPGVNGLSTEQRKRLTIAVELVANPSIIFMDEPTSGLDARAAAIVMRTVRNTVDTGRTVVCTIHQPSIDIFEAFDELLLLKRGGQEIYVGPLGRHSSHLIKYFEGIDGVSKIKDGYNPATWMLEVTTSAQELILGVDFTEIYKNSDLYRNNKDLIKELSQPTPGSKDLYFPTQYSQSFFTQCMACLWKQRWSYWRNPPYTAVRFFFTTFIALMFGTMFWDLGTQRTRQQDLSNAMGSMYAAVIFLGFQNGQSVQPVVVVERTVFYRERAAGMYSAMPYAFAQALVEIPYVFSQAVVYGAIVYAMIGFEWTTAKFFWYIFFTFFSLLYFTFFGMMAVAATPNQHIAAIIAAAFYALWNLFSGFIIPRTRIPVWWRWYYWACPVAWTLYGLVTSQYGDIEDRLLGTNVTVKQYLDDYFGFKHDFLGVVAAVIVGFTVLFLFIFAFSIKAFNFQRR; from the exons ATGGCAACGGCTGAAATTTATAGAGCCAGTGGTAGTTTAAGGAAGGACAGTTCTTCCATATGGAGGAACTCTGGTGCGGAGGTTTTCTCCCGAACTTCAGGGgatgaagatgatgaggaagCTTTGAAATGGGCCGCCCTCGAGAAACTTCCCACCTACAATCGGTTGAGGAAAGGTTTGCTGATGGGATCAGAGGGTGAGGCCAATGAAGTTGATATACACAACCTTGGGCTTCAGGAAAGGAAAAATTTAGTGGAGCGTTTGGTGAAAATCGCCGATGAGGACAATGAGAAGTTCTTGTTGAAGCTCAAGAATCGTATTGATAG AGTTGGAATTGATCTTCCCGAAATTGAAGTTAGATTTGAGCATCTTACCATTGATGCAGAAGCTTATGTAGGAAGCAGAGCTTTGCCTTCATTCATTAATTCTgcttttaatcaaattgag GATATCTTGAACACCCTTCGGATTCTTCCAAGTAGAAAGAAGAAATTCACTATTCTTCATGATGTTAGCGGAATCATCAAACCTCGAAG AATGACATTGCTTTTGGGTCCTCCAAGTTCTGGAAAGACCACTCTCTTATTGGCTTTGTCGGGAAAGCTTGATTCCAGTCTAAag GTTATGGGAAGCGTGACATACAATGGTCATGGCATGAATGAGTTTGTACCCCAGAGAACTGCTGCCTACATAAGTCAACTCGATACCCATATAGGAGAAATGACTGTACGGGAAACCTTGGCCTTCTCTGCAAGATGCCAGGGTGTTGGAGATCGATATG ACATGTTAGCAGAGCTCTCAAGAAGAGAGAAGGCAGCAAATATTAAGCCTGATCCTGATATCGATGTCTTCATGAAG GCAGTGGTAGCTGAAGGGCAAAAGGAGAATGTGATCACTGATTATACATTAAAG ATTCTGGGACTAGAAGTTTGTGCAGACACCATGGTAGGAGATGAAATGGTAAGGGGTATCTCTGGAGGACAAAGGAAGCGTGTCACAACTG GTGAGATGCTGGTTGGACCATCAAAGGCACTGTTCATGGATGAGATCTCTACTGGCTTGGATAGCTCAACGACTTATCAAATCGTGAATTCTCTCAGACAAAACATCCACATTTTCAAAGGGACAGCTCTCATCTCTCTCCTCCAGCCAGCACCTGAGACTTACGATCTTTTTGATGACATCATTCTCCTCTCTGATAGCCAGATTGTTTATCAGGGTCCTCGTGAAGACGTTCTTGACTTTTTTGAATCCATGGGCTTCAGATGTCCTGAAAGGAAGGGTGTGGCAGACTTCCTACAAGAA GTAACATCTAGGAAAGATCAGGAGCAGTATTGGATATGTAAAGATGAGCCTTACAGTTTTGTCACAGTCAAGGAATTTGCTGAGGCATTCCAGTCATTTCACATTGGACGGAAACTAGGAGATGAGCTTGCAACTCCATTTGACAAAACCAAAAGCCACCCAGCTGCTATGAAAACCGAAAAGTATGGTGTTAGAAAGAAGGAACTGTTGGATGCTTGCATTGCAAGGGAGTACTTGCTGATGAAGAGGAACTCATTTGTCTATATTTTCAAGCTCACCCAA CTCACAATAATGGCAGTGATTGGCATGACAATCTTCCTAAGAACTGAAATGCACAAAAACACAACAGAAGATGGAAACATTTACACTGGCGCTTTGTTCTTCATTGTCATCACTGTCATGTTTAATGGAATGTCAGAACTAGCCATGACCATTGTAAAACTTCCTGTCTTTTACAAGCAAAGAGGCCTACTTTTCTATCCTGCATGGGCATATGCTCTTCCCTCATGGTTCCTCAAGATCCCCATCACATTTATTGAAGTTGGTGTTTGGGTATTCATCACTTATTATGTCATTGGATTTGATCCAAATGTGGGAAG GTTGTTTAGACAGTATCTTCTCCTCTTGCTTCTTAATCAGGTGGCATCTTCATTATTTCGATTTATAGCAGCAGCTAGTAGAAACATGATTATTGCAAACACATTTGGGACATTTGCATTACTTTTACTCTTTGCATTGGGTGGTTTTGTCCTATCACGAG aaaatatcaagaaatggTGGATTTGGGTTTACTGGTCTTCCCCTTTGATGTATGCACAGAACGCAATAGTGGTAAATGAATTCCTTGGGGAAAGTTGGAGCAAA AATGCTTCTACCACTTCAACAGAATCCCTTGGAGTCACAGTATTGAAGTCTCGTGGGTTCTTCACAGAGGCACACTGGTGCTGGATAGGAGCCGGGGCACTGCTTGGATTCATATTTGTCTTCAACTTCTTTTACACTCTGGCTCTCACTTACCTAAATC CATTTGAGAAGCCTCAAGCTGTGATAACAGAAGAGTCTGACAATGCCAAAACTGGAGGAAAGATCGAGTTATCATCCCATAGAAAAGGCTCAGTTGACCAAACTGCATCCACAA AGAGGGGAGGGGAAATTGGGAGAAGTATCTCATCTACATTCTCATATGTGACAGAAGAAGCCATTGCTGAGGCTAACCATAACAAGAAAAAAGGGATGGTTCTTCCATTCCCACCACATTCTATCACCTTTGATGATATTAGATACTCAGTTGACATGCCAGAG GAAATGAAAAGTCAGGGTGTCCTTGAAGACAAATTGGATCTTCTGAAGGGGGTGAGTGGTGCTTTCAGGCCAGGTGTTCTTACAGCTCTGATGGGTGTTAGTGGTGCTGGTAAAACCACTCTCATGGATGTATTGGCTGGTCGGAAAACTGGTGGATATATTGAGGGAAACATCAGCATTTCTGGCTACCCAAAGAAGCAAGAGACTTTTGCTCGAATTTGTGGATACTGTGAGCAGAAtgacatccactctcctcatgTTACTATCCATGAGTCCTTGCTCTACTCAGCTTGGCTGCGGTTGTCTCCTGATGTGGATGCTGAAACCAGAATG ATGTTCATTGAGGAAGTCATGGAGCTCGTGGAACTGACCCCATTGAGGGATGCACTAGTTGGGTTGCCAGGTGTAAATGGTCTCTCAACCGAGCAGCGCAAGAGGCTGACCATTGCAGTTGAGCTTGTGGCAAATCCCTCAATAATATTCATGGATGAGCCAACTTCAGGGCTAGATGCAAGAGCTGCTGCAATTGTTATGAGAACAGTCAGGAACACAGTGGACACAGGAAGAACAGTTGTGTGCACCATCCATCAGCCAAGTATTGACATCTTTGAAGCCTTTGATGAG TTGCTCCTGTTGAAGCGTGGAGGACAAGAGATATATGTGGGACCACTGGGTAGACATTCTTCCCATCTGATAAAGTATTTTGAG GGAATTGATGGAGTGAGTAAAATCAAAGATGGTTATAACCCTGCAACTTGGATGTTGGAAGTTACCACTTCTGCACAAGAATTAATTTTGGGGGTGGATTTCACTGAAATTTACAAAAACTCAGATCTATACAG GAATAACAAAGATTTAATTAAAGAATTGAGCCAACCTACCCCTGGTTCTAAGGACCTCTATTTCCCTACTCAATACTCCCAGTCCTTCTTCACCCAATGTATGGCATGCTTATGGAAACAACGTTGGTCATACTGGCGCAATCCACCATACACGGCAGTGAGATTTTTCTTCACAACTTTCATAGCCTTGATGTTTGGGACAATGTTCTGGGATCTCGGCACCCAAAG AACAAGGCAACAAGATCTGTCTAATGCAATGGGCTCTATGTATGCTGCTGTTATCTTCCTTGGGTTTCAGAATGGCCAATCGGTGCAGCCAGTGGTGGTAGTTGAACGGACAGTCTTTTACAGAGAAAGAGCTGCAGGAATGTATTCAGCCATGCCATATGCCTTTGCACAG GCTTTAGTTGAGATACCATATGTCTTTTCACAAGCTGTAGTGTATGGTGCTATAGTTTATGCAATGATTGGATTTGAATGGACAACTGCTAAGTTCTTctggtatattttttttacgtTCTTCAGCCTATTATACTTCACCTTTTTTGGCATGATGGCTGTGGCTGCCACACCAAATCAACATATTGCTGCCATCATTGCTGCAGCATTTTATGCATTATGGAACCTCTTCTCAGGTTTTATCATCCCACGGACT AGGATTCCTGTGTGGTGGAGATGGTATTATTGGGCATGTCCAGTTGCATGGACTTTGTATGGATTGGTTACATCACAGTATGGAGATATCGAAGACAGACTACTTGGCACAAATGTAACAGTGAAACAATACTTGGATGACTATTTTGGGTTCAAACATGATTTCCTGGGAGTGGTTGCAGCTGTGATTGTTGGGTTTACGGTGcttttcttatttatctttGCCTTTTCCATTAAGGCATTTAACTTCCAAAGGCGATAA